One Drosophila subpulchrella strain 33 F10 #4 breed RU33 chromosome 2R, RU_Dsub_v1.1 Primary Assembly, whole genome shotgun sequence genomic window, CACTTACACCtggaataatcttatcaggaACAGCTGTTTATTATCACGTGTTCGCCGACTTTTTCAAGGTCAGCAGCTGTTGCCGTGGATAAATCAGTGCCGTATCAAATATTTCCCATAATTTGCATGGATTATGGTTCCCTCTTTAACCTGCAGATCAGACTCTACAGATCGACCCATATTAACCACTCAAACTTTCATATCTAATCAGCTAGCCATTCAGTTGCTGACTAGACCTATCCAAACTTTGCCTTCCAGTGCGATTAGTTTAATGCAATAGTAGAGGTCTAGACGGTTAGTCGTTAATATTTAAGAAGCCCATACCCATATGCATGTTTGCACAGTTGATAAGTGTGCACTTTGCACTTGAATTTATTTGCTGTTCCTAAAGTTTCATTTCCTCTAACCCTATCGCTAATCATATCATATCTGTGCCCACATATGACTAATAACGAATCTTTATCGTACTTAGAGCGCCATGGCCCCGTCGAAGAATCGCCGGTACATATCCTCGCAGGATATTACCAAGAACATGACGCTGTACACCAGCAACAAGACGCAAATCGAGGTGGATCCCAAAACGCTGGCCTTCAAGAAGCCAACCGGCAACCCGTTGGTCCTGATGATGGCCTGGCTGATGGCCAAGCAGAAGCATCTGAAGAAGTACGCCCAGATTTACACGGAGATGGGCTTCGATGTGGTGGTGGTGCACATTACGCCCTGGCAGTTGCTCTGGCCGGTCAAGGGAACCCAGGTATAAGGCAAACCGTGTTATTATCATTCAGTCCAGTCCAGTAATCCATGCTGTTATCCCCAACCAGGTGGTGGCCGCTGAGACGCTGCGTTTCCTGGAGAACAATCAGTCGTATGAGCCGATCGTGATGCATGGCTTCTCCGTGGGTGCCTACCAGCTGGGCGAGATCATGCTGCAGATGTCGCGCGACATGGACCGCTATGGCAGCATCCTGGAGCGCTTCGTGTGCCAGATCTGGGACAGCGCCGCCGACATCACCGAGATCCCGGTGGGCGTGCCCAAATCGATTTTCCCCCGGAACGAGCGCATGCAGAGCGCCCTGCGCAACTACACGCTGTACCACATGAAGACATTCCACAACCAGGCCACCATCCACTACATGCGCTCCAGCCAGATGTTCCACTCCACACTGCTCAAGGCCCCGGCGCTGTTCTTCGTCTCCGACAACGATCCCATCGGACCGCCGTCCTCCAACCAGGCGGTGCGCGAGAACTGGGAACGGGCGGACATCAAGGTCACGTTCAAGTGCTGGGAGCGATCCCAGCATGCTGCCCACTTGATGAAACACCGCGACGAGTATCTGCAGACGCTCTTCCAGCATCTGGAGACCTGCGGCGTTCTGGAGGCCATCGGCGTGCCCAAGCGCGCCAAGTTGTAGGCGCCTCTTTCGCAGAGCCGCCTGACGAATTCGGtgatatacatttattcaagAATCAACGCGATTATGATTTTACCCTAGCTGCTAAGACCTAAAGTTTAACgaccttaaaaaaaaattaaaaccaatgtCCTCTTTGAATGATTATGATCTGAGTGTCTTTCGCGAGGCAGAATCTTCAAACGCCCGCAGGGGAATTCCTAGGCTAAGCTTAATGTCGTATTGTATCAACTGAGAGAAAATGCACTctatattgttatattttgaGATCGCTGCAAAAAGGCTAAATAAAGTAATTTAAATgatacagaaaagttaaaagtAGGTGTTTAAACTTGTGTATAAATAACTTGGGTAATGGGATCTATGTTATTACACCgggtaaaaataaaattt contains:
- the LOC119549989 gene encoding transmembrane protein 53 isoform X1 translates to MAAHFFRTAFYATAARKSMSLPFAGRTAATLAVGLSFGAQNSRAAVPYENAYADSFFGGCQSQGLLKVPPPQVRRIQPALIRNFSSLQSGHQQQPQAPSSAMAPSKNRRYISSQDITKNMTLYTSNKTQIEVDPKTLAFKKPTGNPLVLMMAWLMAKQKHLKKYAQIYTEMGFDVVVVHITPWQLLWPVKGTQVVAAETLRFLENNQSYEPIVMHGFSVGAYQLGEIMLQMSRDMDRYGSILERFVCQIWDSAADITEIPVGVPKSIFPRNERMQSALRNYTLYHMKTFHNQATIHYMRSSQMFHSTLLKAPALFFVSDNDPIGPPSSNQAVRENWERADIKVTFKCWERSQHAAHLMKHRDEYLQTLFQHLETCGVLEAIGVPKRAKL
- the LOC119549989 gene encoding transmembrane protein 53 isoform X2, translated to MDFLIEITLLVILAIILLKIYHRAKRSAMAPSKNRRYISSQDITKNMTLYTSNKTQIEVDPKTLAFKKPTGNPLVLMMAWLMAKQKHLKKYAQIYTEMGFDVVVVHITPWQLLWPVKGTQVVAAETLRFLENNQSYEPIVMHGFSVGAYQLGEIMLQMSRDMDRYGSILERFVCQIWDSAADITEIPVGVPKSIFPRNERMQSALRNYTLYHMKTFHNQATIHYMRSSQMFHSTLLKAPALFFVSDNDPIGPPSSNQAVRENWERADIKVTFKCWERSQHAAHLMKHRDEYLQTLFQHLETCGVLEAIGVPKRAKL
- the LOC119549989 gene encoding transmembrane protein 53 isoform X3 encodes the protein MAPSKNRRYISSQDITKNMTLYTSNKTQIEVDPKTLAFKKPTGNPLVLMMAWLMAKQKHLKKYAQIYTEMGFDVVVVHITPWQLLWPVKGTQVVAAETLRFLENNQSYEPIVMHGFSVGAYQLGEIMLQMSRDMDRYGSILERFVCQIWDSAADITEIPVGVPKSIFPRNERMQSALRNYTLYHMKTFHNQATIHYMRSSQMFHSTLLKAPALFFVSDNDPIGPPSSNQAVRENWERADIKVTFKCWERSQHAAHLMKHRDEYLQTLFQHLETCGVLEAIGVPKRAKL